A region of Vigna radiata var. radiata cultivar VC1973A chromosome 6, Vradiata_ver6, whole genome shotgun sequence DNA encodes the following proteins:
- the LOC106763969 gene encoding probable NAD(P)H dehydrogenase (quinone) FQR1-like 3, which produces MAVTKVYIVYYSLYGHVDTMAREVLRGASAVEGVEATLWRVPEMLSDLILEKLKAPSKPNDVPDIRPEQLVEADGLIFGFPSRFGMMPSQLQAFFDATGGLWASQALAGKPAGIFWSTGFYGGGQELSALTAITQLAHHGMLFVPLGYTFGRGMFEMDEVKGGSAYGAGTFAGDGSRQPTELELQQAFYQGKYIAEVTKKLKG; this is translated from the exons ATGGCTGTCACTAAGGTCTACATTGT GTATTACTCTTTGTATGGACATGTGGACACCATGGCTAGAGAAGTGCTAAGAGGGGCTTCTGCAGTTGAAGGTGTTGAAGCAACACTCTGGCGG GTACCAGAGATGCTCTCTGACCTAATATTGGAAAAGTTGAAAGCCCCTTCTAAACCAAATGATGTACCAGACATAAGGCCAGAACAACTTGTAGAGGCTGATGGTTTGATATTTGGTTTTCCTTCTCGTTTTGGCATGATGCCAAGCCAGCTCCAGGCCTTCTTTGATGCCACTGGTGGGCTGTGGGCATCTCAAGCACTGGCTGGCAAACCTGCTGGAATCTTCTGGAGTACTGGTTTTTATGGTGGAGGCCAAGAACTGTCAGC ATTGACAGCAATAACTCAATTAGCTCATCATGGTATGCTTTTTGTTCCTCTTGGATATACTTTTGGAAGAGGCATGTTTGAGATGGATGAAGTTAAAGGAGGCTCTGCTTATGGGGCTGGAACTTTTGCAGGAGATGGATCTCGTCAACCTACTGAACTAGAACTGCAGCAGGCCTTTTACCAGGGTAAATACATTGCTGAAGTAACAAAAAAGCTAAAAGGCTAA
- the LOC106763405 gene encoding uncharacterized protein LOC106763405: protein MAYCAYTEVIHTWQLRTIVDNHICSREHKLRLLNAKWLSKRLEKTVRENPQVKGVEIREKISRKWNVGVSRCMAYRAKAIASDHVDGSFKDQYIRIYDYANELLARNPGSTVKVKVEETVDGHIFKRFYTCLKACKDIFVSCRPIIGLDGAFLKGKYGGEMLTTVGRDANDQMLPLAYVVVEVENKETWRWFLELLVEDLGGIEVASSFTIMSDQQKGLLQAIQEVVPRVDQRFCVRHLYTNFRKQFPRKQLKRLMHWSRSRFSNKPQCDNLVNMSEAFNSVMLHTRSKPIVSMLEDIRLYLMKRRATNRTKSHSLSGEICPKIKTRLNKESQLTKYWIPCWSGNKIFEVRHVSQAGSGTAIPCCHSLAAMKFLNIDAEDFIPCCFRKSTYEEIYSSIVYPINGNNMWDITTYVDVLPPPKRILPGRPKKKRRLDQWELVKDDRRMRKGGLKKRCGICKELGHNRKSCTKGKQAPNLNSQQPIQTNSSNQDEAVAQGNQ, encoded by the exons ATGGCATATTGTGCTTATACGGAAGTCATTCATACATGGCAATTGAGGACTATTGTTGACAATCACATATGTAGTAGAGAGCACAAATTAAGATTACTTAATGCAAAATGGCTCAGTAAGAGGTTGGAAAAAACTGTTAGAGAAAATCCCCAAGTAAAGGGAGTGGAAATTCGGGAGAAGATAAGTAGAAAATGGAATGTAGGTGTATCTAGATGTATGGCTTATAGGGCAAAGGCTATTGCTTCAGACCATGTTGATGGGTCTTTCAAAGACCAATATATAAGGATTTATGACTATGCGAATGAGCTCCTAGCTCGTAATCCAGGATCAACAGTGAAGGTCAAAGTTGAAGAGACTGTGGATGGACACATTTTTAAGAGGTTTTATACATGTCTGAAGGCCTGCAAGGATATTTTTGTGTCCTGCAGGCCAATTATTGGGTTGGATGGTGCTTTTCTAAAAGGGAAATATGGTGGAGAAATGTTAACTACTGTTGGTAGAGATGCAAATGACCAAATGCTACCTCTTGCTTATGTTGTGGTGGAAGTTGAGAACAAGGAAACTTGGAGATGGTTCCTTGAACTTCTTGTTGAAGATCTTGGTGGGATAGAAGTTGCTTCATCATTTACAATCATGTCGGACCAGCAAAAG GGACTGCTGCAAGCTATTCAAGAAGTGGTCCCTAGAGTTGATCAACGTTTCTGTGTTAGGCACCTTTACACGAATTTCAGAAAGCAATTCCCTCGAAAACAACTAAAGCGATTGAT GCACTGGTCAAGATCAAGATTTAGCAACAAACCTCAGTGTGATAATTTGGTAAACATGTCAGAGGCTTTCAATAGTGTAATGCTGCATACAAGGTCTAAGCCAATTGTAAGCATGTTGGAGGACATCCGCCTTTATTTGATGAAGAGACGGGCAACTAACAGGACAAAAAGCCACTCATTGTCTGGGGAGATTTGTCCAAAAATCAAGACTAGACTAAATAAGGAGTCTCAGTTAACTAAATATTGGATTCCATG CTGGTCAGGCAACAAGATTTTTGAAGTTCGCCATGTGTCCCAAGCGG GAAGTGGGACTGCCATACCATGTTGCCACTCCTTGGCTGCTATGAAATTCTTAAATATAGATGCAGAGGACTTCATTCCATGTTGCTTTAGGAAGTCAACATATGAAGAAATATATTCTTCAATTGTCTACCCAATAAATGGTAACAATATGTGGGACATTACCACATATGTTGATGTCCTCCCTCCACCGAAAAGGATATTACCTGGGAGgccaaagaagaagagaaggctGGACCAATGGGAGTTGGTCAAGGACGACAGAAGAATGAGGAAGGGTGGTTTAAAGAAAAGATGTGGCATTTGTAAGGAGCTCGGCCACAACAGGAAGTCTTGCACCAAAGGAAAACAGGCCCCTAATTTGAACTCTCAACAACCTATTCAAACTAACTCATCAAATCAGGATGAAGCAGTAGCCCAAGGGAATCAATGA